The proteins below come from a single Oxobacter pfennigii genomic window:
- the tsaE gene encoding tRNA (adenosine(37)-N6)-threonylcarbamoyltransferase complex ATPase subunit type 1 TsaE: MLFESYSPNDTEKVGEYLGSIANKGYVICLTGDLGAGKTKFVKGLAKGLNIDDYITSPTFTIVNEYNGRLPLYHFDVYRINDTDEMHEIGFDEYIYGQGVSVIEWANIIEEILPKENIWVDISKDMEVGEDYRKIQIKVNGEKYQGLIWEMIEKCEF, encoded by the coding sequence ATGTTGTTTGAATCATATAGCCCCAATGATACCGAAAAAGTTGGGGAATACTTGGGCTCTATAGCCAATAAAGGCTATGTAATCTGCCTGACAGGCGATTTAGGCGCTGGAAAAACTAAATTCGTCAAAGGCCTTGCAAAGGGGCTTAATATAGATGATTATATAACAAGCCCCACCTTTACTATCGTAAACGAATATAATGGAAGGCTTCCCTTGTATCATTTCGATGTATACAGAATAAACGACACCGACGAAATGCATGAAATAGGTTTCGATGAATACATATATGGCCAAGGCGTCAGCGTTATAGAATGGGCTAATATAATAGAAGAAATTTTGCCAAAGGAAAACATATGGGTAGACATATCAAAAGATATGGAAGTAGGCGAAGACTATCGAAAAATCCAAATCAAAGTCAACGGCGAGAAATACCAGGGACTTATATGGGAGATGATTGAAAAATGCGAGTTCTAG
- a CDS encoding anti-sigma factor family protein — protein sequence MDCRAADNLMMKYLDGDITQKEYEMLNMHLSSCESCKMEFEILRSAFFSIDNIKMEEAPENLERLVVSKIRSEKPVRAKNSWLPIAVSFLAVIMGWINIILVFRFTPAASIISDSFSHLNFLFNELFDLSLSLWKTIFTGSLKLLAMGRALDIARGVILETYGMAIALMILMSAVVLRLYGNIYRAFKH from the coding sequence ATGGACTGCAGAGCGGCTGATAATCTTATGATGAAATATCTGGATGGGGACATTACGCAAAAAGAATATGAAATGCTTAATATGCATCTTTCATCCTGTGAGAGCTGCAAAATGGAATTTGAGATTCTTCGCAGTGCCTTTTTTAGCATTGACAATATCAAGATGGAAGAGGCCCCCGAAAACCTTGAAAGGCTTGTAGTATCAAAGATAAGAAGTGAGAAGCCTGTCAGGGCTAAAAATTCATGGCTTCCCATTGCTGTTAGCTTTCTTGCAGTCATCATGGGATGGATAAACATTATACTTGTTTTCAGGTTTACACCGGCGGCAAGCATAATTTCAGACAGCTTCAGTCATCTCAACTTCTTGTTCAATGAGCTCTTTGATTTATCCTTAAGCCTGTGGAAAACCATATTTACAGGGTCATTAAAGCTTTTAGCCATGGGGAGAGCCCTTGACATAGCAAGGGGAGTCATCCTGGAAACCTACGGCATGGCAATAGCCCTTATGATTTTGATGTCAGCAGTGGTATTGAGGTTATACGGTAATATATACAGAGCCTTTAAACATTAG
- the tsaB gene encoding tRNA (adenosine(37)-N6)-threonylcarbamoyltransferase complex dimerization subunit type 1 TsaB yields MRVLAIDTSSMVASVAVADENKLIGEITYNYKKQHSTIIMPMIDDLLKSIELDIKDMDAIACASGPGSFTGLRIGAATVKGLCQGANKPLIAIPTLDALVYNLPHSKGIICPIMDALRDNVYTCIYKWEGDEFKKLSDYMAIHMDELFSMLKEYHEKIIFLGDGIFVHKEKIQLELREKPVFAPPHLNMQKASSIAALALKRLNNNDTDDYITFAPFYLRQSQAEREYDKASRGE; encoded by the coding sequence ATGCGAGTTCTAGCCATAGATACCTCATCCATGGTGGCATCCGTCGCGGTAGCCGACGAAAATAAACTCATAGGAGAGATAACCTACAATTACAAAAAACAGCATTCCACCATAATAATGCCCATGATAGACGATTTATTAAAATCTATCGAATTGGACATAAAAGATATGGATGCAATTGCCTGTGCCTCAGGTCCCGGCTCCTTTACGGGATTGAGAATCGGCGCTGCAACGGTAAAGGGATTATGCCAGGGTGCAAATAAGCCATTGATCGCCATACCTACTCTCGATGCTCTTGTGTACAATCTTCCCCACTCAAAGGGAATAATATGCCCTATAATGGATGCCCTAAGGGATAACGTATACACCTGTATCTACAAATGGGAAGGTGATGAATTTAAAAAATTAAGTGACTATATGGCCATACATATGGATGAGCTTTTTTCGATGCTTAAAGAATACCATGAAAAAATAATATTTTTAGGTGACGGTATCTTTGTGCACAAAGAAAAAATACAACTGGAATTAAGGGAAAAGCCAGTATTTGCTCCCCCTCACCTTAATATGCAAAAAGCATCCTCCATTGCAGCCCTTGCATTAAAGCGGCTTAATAATAACGATACCGATGATTATATAACTTTTGCCCCCTTTTATTTAAGACAATCCCAGGCCGAAAGGGAATATGACAAAGCCAGCAGAGGAGAATAA
- a CDS encoding RNA polymerase sigma factor, which yields MIDEEALLISRAQEGDLDAFSELITKHKKLIYNLCLRMLYDRGEAEDATQEAFMKIYRGLKSYNGTSKFSTWAVKIASNICIDIIRKRKITTLPIEDYELKDDTSPEKSYIKSESYREIEQAIEALPEKYKIMIVYYHFMNLSYEEISKILKEPMTIVKNRLYRARLMLKENLKEKGGYNGLQSG from the coding sequence ATGATAGATGAGGAGGCTTTGCTGATTTCCAGGGCACAGGAAGGCGACCTGGACGCCTTCAGCGAACTTATAACAAAACATAAAAAGCTCATATATAACCTGTGCCTTAGGATGCTTTATGACAGAGGCGAAGCCGAGGATGCCACCCAGGAGGCCTTCATGAAAATATACAGAGGCTTGAAATCTTATAACGGCACAAGCAAATTCTCCACCTGGGCTGTAAAAATTGCATCCAACATCTGCATAGATATTATAAGAAAGAGGAAAATCACAACACTGCCTATAGAGGATTACGAGCTGAAGGATGACACATCTCCGGAAAAAAGCTATATAAAATCCGAGTCATACCGGGAAATAGAGCAGGCCATAGAGGCACTTCCTGAAAAATATAAAATAATGATAGTATATTACCACTTTATGAACCTATCATATGAAGAGATATCAAAAATATTAAAGGAACCAATGACCATAGTTAAAAACAGGCTTTACAGAGCCAGGCTCATGTTAAAGGAAAATCTTAAAGAAAAGGGGGGCTACAATGGACTGCAGAGCGGCTGA
- the rimI gene encoding ribosomal protein S18-alanine N-acetyltransferase has protein sequence MGDIKLCRMDIDDIPEIMVIENLSFAVPWSAESFITEVQNNRAARYVVAKDTDKVIGYGGMWIILDESHITNIAVHPDYRGKGIGNLILKAMIEMAKQENIIAMTLEVRRTNYIAQRLYEKYGFVSVGIRPKYYEDNNEDAIIMWKNNV, from the coding sequence ATGGGGGATATAAAATTATGCAGAATGGATATAGATGACATACCGGAGATTATGGTGATAGAAAACCTCTCCTTTGCCGTACCCTGGTCGGCTGAATCCTTCATAACTGAAGTGCAAAACAACAGAGCCGCAAGATATGTAGTGGCAAAGGACACGGATAAAGTAATAGGCTACGGAGGCATGTGGATTATATTGGATGAAAGCCACATAACCAACATAGCAGTACACCCCGATTACAGGGGTAAAGGAATAGGAAACCTTATCTTAAAGGCAATGATTGAAATGGCAAAACAAGAAAATATCATAGCCATGACATTGGAGGTTAGAAGGACAAATTACATAGCCCAAAGGCTTTATGAAAAATACGGCTTTGTATCCGTCGGCATTCGCCCTAAATACTACGAAGACAACAATGAGGACGCCATCATCATGTGGAAAAACAATGTGTAA